A window of the Synechococcus sp. M16.1 genome harbors these coding sequences:
- a CDS encoding response regulator transcription factor, whose amino-acid sequence MSDAPTPTAESVEAAAPAPRLLLVDDEPGLRTAVQAYLEDEGFEVTTAVDGEEGFAKAQQMLPDVVISDVMMPRLDGYGLLQKLRADERLGGTPVIFLTAKGMTADRTQGYLAGVDDYIPKPFDPDELVARVRNVAQRQQRLLQEAARFADTDMGQMAKQITEIRSLLAQAEALPSTEPVVHSFTPREASVLQLVAEGLMNKEIARQLETSIRNVEKYVSRLFNKTGTSSRTELVRYALEHRLVT is encoded by the coding sequence ATGAGCGACGCGCCCACCCCCACCGCTGAATCCGTAGAGGCCGCGGCGCCCGCCCCGCGTCTGTTGCTGGTGGACGACGAGCCCGGTCTGCGCACGGCGGTGCAGGCCTATCTGGAAGACGAAGGCTTTGAGGTGACCACCGCGGTGGACGGGGAGGAAGGCTTCGCCAAGGCGCAGCAGATGCTGCCGGATGTGGTGATCAGCGACGTGATGATGCCGCGGCTTGATGGCTATGGCCTGCTGCAGAAGTTGCGCGCCGATGAACGGCTTGGTGGCACCCCGGTGATTTTCCTCACCGCCAAGGGCATGACGGCGGACCGCACCCAGGGCTATCTGGCCGGGGTGGATGACTACATCCCCAAGCCGTTCGATCCCGATGAGCTGGTGGCGCGGGTGCGCAACGTGGCCCAGCGCCAGCAACGGCTGCTGCAGGAGGCAGCGCGCTTTGCGGATACCGATATGGGCCAGATGGCCAAGCAGATCACCGAGATCCGTTCGCTGCTGGCCCAGGCCGAAGCGTTGCCCTCCACCGAGCCGGTGGTGCACAGCTTCACGCCGCGGGAGGCGAGTGTGCTGCAGCTGGTGGCGGAAGGATTGATGAACAAGGAGATTGCCCGGCAACTGGAGACGTCGATCCGCAACGTGGAGAAGTACGTGAGCCGGTTGTTCAACAAGACGGGCACCTCCAGCCGCACGGAATTGGTGCGCTATGCCCTGGAGCACCGTCTGGTGACTTGA
- a CDS encoding RNA pseudouridine synthase encodes MKAGWREAAFNNGWTYRDRVPRSAAGILVSEWLADRYRHSDAVLWQQRIAAGELDWNGALLAVDRALQGGETLCWRRPPWLEQAIPDQWETIHDDGDLLVINKPSGLPVMPGGGFLHHTLTALLEPTGARPVHRLGRFTSGLQVCARTPQTRALWSKQFRPDGACRKVYQAWSQRVPGLELGQCLTVSSDVVERPHPLLGWIWGPEPFDDAPIRKRLSAHSELELLERRAEGDRLQVTITTGRPHQIRIHLAQLGSPLLGDPLYLMNREISATATPGDGGYRLHAWRLSGLPHLRELNLLVDPPSEGDQALRNSIKREK; translated from the coding sequence TTGAAGGCGGGCTGGCGCGAGGCGGCGTTCAACAATGGTTGGACCTACCGCGACCGGGTGCCGCGGTCCGCTGCCGGCATCTTGGTGAGCGAATGGCTGGCGGATCGCTACCGCCACTCTGATGCTGTGTTGTGGCAGCAGCGGATCGCCGCCGGTGAGCTGGATTGGAACGGAGCGCTGCTGGCCGTTGATCGAGCCTTGCAGGGCGGTGAGACCCTCTGTTGGCGGCGTCCGCCCTGGTTGGAGCAGGCGATCCCCGATCAATGGGAGACGATCCACGACGACGGCGACCTGTTGGTGATCAACAAGCCTTCCGGTTTGCCGGTGATGCCCGGTGGTGGCTTCCTGCACCACACGCTCACGGCCTTGCTTGAACCCACCGGGGCCCGGCCGGTGCACCGCCTGGGGCGCTTCACCTCCGGCCTGCAGGTGTGTGCCCGCACGCCGCAGACCCGTGCCCTTTGGTCGAAGCAGTTCCGGCCCGACGGCGCTTGCCGCAAGGTGTATCAGGCCTGGAGCCAGCGGGTGCCGGGGTTGGAGTTGGGGCAGTGCCTGACGGTGAGCAGTGATGTGGTGGAACGGCCGCATCCACTCTTGGGCTGGATCTGGGGGCCGGAACCGTTCGACGATGCGCCGATCCGCAAACGGCTCTCAGCCCACTCCGAGCTGGAGCTGTTGGAGCGCAGGGCCGAGGGCGATCGCCTGCAGGTGACGATCACCACCGGACGGCCGCATCAAATCCGTATTCATCTGGCGCAGCTGGGCAGCCCCTTGCTGGGTGATCCGCTCTATCTGATGAATCGCGAGATTTCAGCCACCGCAACGCCCGGTGATGGGGGCTATCGGCTGCATGCCTGGCGGCTTTCGGGTCTCCCTCACTTGAGGGAGCTCAACCTCCTGGTGGATCCCCCGAGTGAGGGAGATCAGGCCTTGCGGAACTCGATCAAACGCGAGAAGTAG